A stretch of Gossypium hirsutum isolate 1008001.06 chromosome A06, Gossypium_hirsutum_v2.1, whole genome shotgun sequence DNA encodes these proteins:
- the LOC107937782 gene encoding probable LRR receptor-like serine/threonine-protein kinase At1g53430, giving the protein MVMANNKLQGKLPQSFENLTSLRQFNVRGNEFIGPVPAYIGNWNQLQLLVLQGNRFEGPLPSTISSLDKVTEMRIADLYGRKGELFLFPNISRMTQLETLVLRNCSINDLIPPYLGEFLALSHLDLSYNKLTGEVPDFANLTNLYLLANKLIGPIPTLSTNKTEANLDFSENNFTYSSIADYRSNRNTNSFECCSSSADLDSAWQNNNFSCGEDQLENDRLYINCGGDKVTTAQGTFESDVNPEGASTFYISDDKKWGYSSMGIYDPEQIFSMSYAKSIESHEDCGFESIQNKEISLYKSARVSPISLKYFGFCMKNGLYKVKLDFAEITFKEEADHKSRGNRLFDVLIQGTKVLADFNIKDVAGGLNKNVSRTFQAEIKGNNLEIHLYWAGKGSKRGPYELYGPLVSAISVEPVLKPVKPPKKLSPLTIAWISGSIVLFLVLVFICLWKMGYLRGKESKIEAQKELISLPGGGLFTYKQLKVATQNFNNENKIGEGGFGAVFKGVLPNGTTIAVKQLSAKSKQGSREFVNEVGVISALQHPNLVKLLGCCIDENQLLLVYEYMENNSLAHALFGPEELRVQLNWTIRSKICSGIAKGLAFLHEESKLKIIHRDIKTTNILLDKDFTAKISDFGFAKLHEGHQTHVITKIAGTTGYMAPEYAMRGHLTSKADVYSFGVVLLEIVSGQNSASYRPNDESVYLLDLAYVLQEKEDLLSLVDPILGSEYAAKEAKMILELAMLCTNPSPTLRPRMSEVVKILKGKSRLNYTPSLAPYSTDGFARAKAIASRSFSNYSRSMSREEPSNPASYEFSIKEEEVHISADYTPEITDETGRSPLSNV; this is encoded by the exons AT GGTGATGGCAAACAATAAACTTCAAGGAAAGCTGCctcaaagttttgaaaaccttaCAAGCTTAAGGCAGTT CAATGTTAGGGGCAATGAATTCATTGGTCCAGTCCCAGCATATATTGGAAATTGGAACCAGCTGCAGTTACT TGTACTTCAAGGTAACCGTTTTGAAGGCCCTCTTCCTAGTACAATCTCCTCCCTGGACAAGGTCACTGAGAT GCGCATTGCTGACTTGTATGGAAGAAAAGGAGAACTTTTCCTATTTCCAAATATTTCAAGAATGACACAACTTGAAACTTT GGTCCTGAGAAACTGTTCAATCAATGACTTAATCCCACCATATCTTGGTGAATTCCTTGCACTGAGCCATCT GGACTTGAGCTACAACAAATTGACTGGTGAAGTCCCAGATTTCGCAAACCTAACAAATTT ATATCTTCTAGCAAATAAATTAATAGGGCCAATTCCTACACTGTCTACAAATAAGACAGAAGCAAATCT GGATTTCTCAGAGAACAATTTCACCTATTCATCTATTGCAGATTACAGATCCAACAGGAATAC GAATTCATTTGAATGCTGCTCTTCATCAGCAGACTT GGATAGTGCATGGCAAAATAACAATTTCTCCTGTGGTGAGGATCAATTGGAAA ATGACCGGTTGTATATTAATTGTGGAGGTGACAAGGTAACAACAGCCCAAGGTACATTCGAAAGTGATGTAAATCCAGAAGGAGCATCAACATTCTATATCAGTGATGACAAGAAATGGGGGTACAGTAGCATGGGGATATATGACCCCGAGCAAATCTTTTCCATGAGTTACGCCAAATCAATTGAATCCCATGAGGATTGTGGATTTGAAAGTATTCAAAATAAGGAGATATCACTATACAAGTCAGCTCGTGTTTCTCCCATATCTTTGAAGTATTTCGGGTTCTGCATGAAAAATGGCTTGTACAAAGTAAAACTTGATTTTGCTGAAATCACATTTAAAGAGGAAGCGGATCATAAGAGTAGGGGGAATCGCCTTTTCGATGTCCTTATTCAG GGTACAAAGGTTTTAGCTGATTTTAACATCAAAGATGTTGCTGGAGGTCTAAACAAGAATGTTTCTCGGACATTTCAAGCTGAAATCAAAGGGAACAACCTTGAAATTCACTTATATTGGGCTGGGAAAGGCTCAAAACGTGGTCCTTATGAACTCTACGGTCCTCTTGTTTCAGCTATTTCAGTAGAGCCTG TTCTCAAACCAGTAAAGCCTCCCAAAAAGCTCTCTCCTTTAACCATTGCTTGGATTTCAGGATCCATTGTTCTATTCCTGGTTCTGGTTTTTATTTGCCTCTGGAAAATGGGTTACCTTCGTGGCAAGGAATCAAAAATCGAAG CACAAAAAGAACTTATTTCACTGCCTGGTGGAGGACTTTTtacttataagcaactaaaagtTGCCACACAAAATTTCAACAACGAAAACAAGATCGGTGAAGGAGGGTTCGGGGCTGTCTTCAAG GGAGTGCTTCCCAATGGGACAACCATAGCTGTAAAACAGCTTTCTGCAAAATCAAAGCAAGGGAGTCGTGAATTTGTCAATGAAGTTGGTGTTATATCAGCTCTGCAACACCCAAATTTAGTAAAACTACTAGGATGCTGTATAGATGAAAACCAACTGCTTCTAGTCTATGAGTATATGGAAAACAATTCCCTTGCACATGCATTATTTG GTCCTGAAGAACTGAGGGTGCAACTTAACTGGACGATCCGATCTAAAATTTGTAGTGGAATAGCTAAAGGATTGGCATTTCTCCATGAAGAATCAAAACTAAAGATTATTCACAGGGATATCAAGACAACAAACATTCTTCTTGATAAGGATTTTACTGCAAAAATATCTGATTTTGGATTTGCCAAGCTTCATGAAGGCCATCAGACCCATGTCATTACCAAGATAGCTGGAACTAC TGGATACATGGCTCCTGAGTATGCCATGAGAGGTCATCTGACCAGTAAAGCAGATGTATACAGCTTTGGAGTAGTCTTGCTTGAAATTGTCAGTGGGCAAAACAGTGCCAGTTATAGGCCAAATGATGAGAGTGTTTACCTTCTAGATTTG GCTTATGTTTTGCAAGAGAAGGAGGATCTTTTATCACTGGTTGATCCTATTCTAGGATCTGAGTATGCAGCAAAAGAAGCCAAAATGATTCTAGAATTAGCAATGCTTTGCACTAACCCATCTCCTACACTTAGGCCTAGAATGTCTGAGGTGGTAAAGATTTTGAAAGGAAAAAGTCGGCTTAATTATACTCCATCTCTTGCCCCTTATTCAACTGATGGTTTTGCACGGGCCAAGGCAATAGCTAGCCGTTCATTTTCCAACTATTCACGGAGCATGTCTAGGGAAGAACCATCTAACCCTGCGAGTTACGAGTTCAGCATTAAGGAAGAAGAAGTGCATATCTCTGCTGATTACACCCCAGAGATCACTGATGAGACTGGAAGATCACCTCTTAGTAATGTCTAA